In Syntrophales bacterium, a single window of DNA contains:
- a CDS encoding TRAP transporter substrate-binding protein, which translates to MKRIIRIALAVLLLGVFSGLTTAWAGPTQLTYSIFFPPNHGQKVAADAWAKEVEKRTQGQVKIQVFAGGSLTQADQCYDGVVKGISDMCMSAFAYTRGRFPVMEALDLPLGYPNGRTATRVANEFYQKLKPRELNQVKVLYLHAHGPGLLHTVKPVRKLEDLRGMKIRSTGLSAKVIKALGAVPVAMPQGSTYESLQKGVVEGTIGPIEVLKGWKQAEVIKNTTECRDIGYTTAMFVVMNLKKWNSLPPNVRKAMEDVSTEWIDVHGKAWDDLDAEGRAYSLKLGNKILPLSKAESLRWRKAVDPVIDEYVNTVKASGVSGKSVVQEAELLIGKSGRPAKKK; encoded by the coding sequence GGGGTGTTCTCCGGCCTGACCACCGCCTGGGCGGGGCCGACCCAGTTGACCTACAGCATCTTTTTCCCGCCGAATCACGGCCAGAAAGTGGCTGCCGACGCATGGGCCAAGGAAGTGGAAAAGCGGACCCAGGGGCAGGTGAAAATCCAGGTCTTCGCCGGAGGATCCCTTACCCAGGCGGATCAGTGCTACGATGGCGTCGTAAAGGGAATCTCCGACATGTGCATGTCCGCGTTCGCATACACCCGCGGCCGTTTTCCCGTCATGGAGGCGCTGGATCTTCCTCTCGGGTACCCGAACGGCCGGACCGCGACCAGGGTGGCCAACGAGTTCTATCAGAAACTGAAGCCCCGGGAACTGAATCAGGTCAAGGTTCTCTATCTGCATGCTCACGGACCGGGGCTCCTGCATACCGTAAAGCCGGTACGGAAACTGGAAGACCTGAGGGGTATGAAGATCCGTTCGACGGGTCTCAGCGCGAAGGTCATCAAAGCCCTGGGAGCCGTTCCGGTTGCCATGCCCCAGGGGTCGACCTATGAATCCCTGCAGAAGGGGGTTGTGGAAGGGACGATCGGTCCCATTGAGGTTCTCAAGGGATGGAAGCAGGCGGAGGTGATCAAGAATACGACGGAATGCCGTGATATCGGCTACACCACGGCGATGTTCGTTGTCATGAACCTAAAAAAATGGAACTCCCTGCCTCCGAATGTCCGTAAGGCCATGGAGGATGTGAGCACCGAATGGATTGACGTACACGGCAAGGCCTGGGACGACCTCGATGCCGAGGGGAGGGCATACAGCCTCAAGCTTGGCAATAAAATCCTCCCGCTTTCGAAGGCCGAGAGTCTTCGCTGGAGGAAGGCCGTTGATCCCGTGATCGACGAATACGTAAATACCGTGAAGGCGAGCGGGGTGTCCGGGAAATCAGTGGTCCAGGAAGCCGAACTCCTGATTGGGAAGTCGGGTCGTCCAGCCAAGAAGAAGTAG